From one Eriocheir sinensis breed Jianghai 21 chromosome 60, ASM2467909v1, whole genome shotgun sequence genomic stretch:
- the LOC126985647 gene encoding pulmonary surfactant-associated protein D-like, translating into MGLRGIHLFLSLMFVAAAYGYYYTGVCPPGPPGPPGPPGDAGGKGDDGGCGSAGKEGEKGDKGDKGEPGVGKKGDTGPKGDKGDDGPQGEKGEKGDRGIQGASGISTKGDKGDKGDKGDKGDKGDKGDKGDKGP; encoded by the exons ATGGGGCTCAGAGgaattcatctcttcctctcgctgATGTTTGTTGCTGCTGCGTACG gGTACTACTACACCGGA GTGTGTCCGCCAGGGCCGCCAGGGCCGCCAGGACCCCCGGGTGACGCCGGAGGAAAGGGGGACGACGGGGGATGTGGCTCCGCGGGAAAAGAAGGcgaaaaaggagacaaaggagaCAAAGGGGAGCCAGgagtgggaaaaaaaggagatacagGACCAAAGGGAGATAAGGGCGACGATGGTCCCCAGGGTGAAAAAGGTGAAAAAGGCGACCGTGGAATACAAGGAGCCAGCGGCATATCGACGAAAGGCGATAAAGGCGATAAAGGCgataaaggagataaaggagataaaggcgataaaggagataaaggagacaaGGGCCcatag
- the LOC126985614 gene encoding collagen alpha-1(XXIII) chain-like, translating to MGLRGLHLFLSLMCVVAVLGYSYLPVCPPGPAGQKGPPGPKGEKGDVGPAGIDGSKGKKGDQGDAGDDGKGETGDKGEKGDIGDAGPKGEKGDNGDDGPTGRNSPKAPKGDKGDKGDKGDKGEKGDKGDKGDPWYYYPGQIVCPPGPPGPPGPRGYTGPKGDKGDCGPSGRDGPTGPKGDPGPKGDCVQGRPGLRGPTGAPGLRGLKGLPGDRGDPGPPGRNCALAEKGDKGDKGDKGDKGDKGDKGDPGP from the exons ATGGGGCTCAGAggacttcacctcttcctctcgctGATGTGTGTTGTTGCTGTTTTAG ggTACAGCTACCTCCCA GTGTGTCCGCCAGGTCCGGCAGGACAAAAGGGTCCTCCCGGTccgaagggggagaaaggagacgTTGGACCCGCTGGAATTGATGGATCAAAAGGCAAAAAAGGAGACCAAGGAGATGCGGGGGACGACGGGAAGGGAGAAACTGGAGACAAAGGAGAAAAGGGCGATATAGGCGACGCAGGACCCAAAGGGGAAAAAGGCGATAATGGCGATGATGGACCAACGGGCCGGAATTCTCCTAAAGCGCCCAAAGGCGATAAAGGCgataaaggagataaaggagataaaggagaaaagggagacaaaggagaTAAGGGCGACCctt ggTACTACTACCCCGGA CAAATCGTGTGTCCGCCAGGACCGCCAGGGCCGCCAGGACCCCGAGGTTACACCGGCCCGAAGGGGGATAAGGGAGATTGTGGCCCCTCGGGAAGGGACGGTCCCACAGGCCCAAAAGGAGATCCAGGACCCAAAGGAGACTGCGTGCAAGGACGCCCAGGACTGCGAGGACCAACGGGAGCGCCGGGCCTCAGAGGACTCAAGGGGCTGCCCGGTGATAGAGGCGACCCAGGACCCCCGGGCAGGAATTGTGCACTAGCGGAGAAAGGCGATAAAGGCGATAAAGGTGataaaggagataagggagacaAAGGGGACAAGGGTGACCCTGGaccttag